One window of Quercus robur chromosome 5, dhQueRobu3.1, whole genome shotgun sequence genomic DNA carries:
- the LOC126728563 gene encoding zinc finger CCCH domain-containing protein 1-like, producing the protein MYIFDNSGPAFFDARALRERSLKQAEEALKGKGKSSGDEKLYRGINGYTDYKAGFRREQTVASEKAGGAHGPLRASAHIRVSARFDYQPDICKDYKETGYCGYGDSCKFMHDRGDYKSGWQMEKEWDEAEKVRKRNLALGLDDEDDGGVDPGEDDDDDDSLPFACFICRQPFVDAVVTKCKHYFCEHCALKHHAKNKKCFVCNKPTLGIFNTAHEIRKRIVAEGK; encoded by the exons ATgtatatttttgataattctGGACCTGCATTCTTTG ATGCTCGTGCATTGCGTGAGAGATCTCTTAAGCAAGCAGAGGAGGCTTTGAAGGGGAAAGGAAAAAGCTCCGGGGATGAAAAGTTGTATAGAGGCATTAATGGATATACCGATTACAAGGCTGGTTTCCGAAGAGAGCAAACGGTTGCTAGTGAGAAAGCTGGCGGGGCACATGGGCCTCTGAGGGCTTCTGCTCACATAAGAGTTTCAGCGAGATTTGATTATCAACCGGACATATGTAAGGATTACAAAGAGACTGGTTACTGTGGGTATGGAGATTCTTGTAAGTTTATGCATGATCGAGGGGATTACAAGTCTGGATGGCAAATGGAGAAGGAGTGGGATGAAGCAGAGAAAGTAAGGAAGAGAAATCTAGCTTTGGGATtagatgatgaggatgatggcgGTGTAGACCCTGGTGaggacgatgatgatgatgactcATTGCCCTTTGCATGTTTCATTTGCAGGCAGCCATTTGTTGATGCTGTTGTAACCAAGTGCAAGCATTATTTCTGTGAGCATTGCGCATTAAAG CATCATGCAAAGAATAAGAAATGCTTTGTTTGCAACAAACCTACTCTTGGCATTTTCAATACAGCTCATGAGATACGCAAAAGGATTGTTGCGGAGGGTAAATAA